The following proteins are encoded in a genomic region of Poecilia reticulata strain Guanapo linkage group LG11, Guppy_female_1.0+MT, whole genome shotgun sequence:
- the LOC103472458 gene encoding ras/Rap GTPase-activating protein SynGAP-like isoform X2 — protein sequence MDTSSKTWLPHQGQFGLVGQAEVCCGGPGVLTPNQSRRASFASVRQSSMETPPNTTPQPFRQPSFLNRRLKGSIKRAKSQPKLDRTSSFKQMILPRFRSADQERTRLMQSFKESHSHESLLSPSSAAEALDLVLDEDAIIKPVHSSILGQEYCFEVTTNSGTKCFACRSASERDKWIENLQRAVKPNKDNSRRVENVLKLWIIEARDLPAKKRYYCELCLDDMLYARTTSKPRTDTVFWGEHFEFNNLPTIRSLRLHLYKETDKKRRKEKSTYIGLVSIPISSITGRQFVEQWYPVIQSSVLAKSGGVGSAKVINASLRVKSRYQTMNILPMELYKEFAEYITNNYRTLCAVLEPLLSVKSKEEVAFALVHILQSTGKTKEFLSDMAMCEVDRFMDREHLIFRENTLATKAVEEYLKLIGHRYLKEAIGDFIRALYESEENCEVDPMRVPPSVLADHQANLRMCCELLLCKIINSLCIFPRELKEVFASWRARCAERGREDLADSLISSSLFLRFMCPAIMSPSLFNLMQEYPAERTSRTLTLIAKVMQNLASFTKFGPKEEYMYFMNEFLEMEWGSMQQFLYEISNMDTGGNAGGFEGYIDLGRELSMLHSLLWEVMGQLSKDAILKLGPLPRLLNDISVALRNPQLHMPTNHQPERPKDRLFSRPSFNRLMSSDFQSLMMRDLNSSIDISRLPSPTTGVSAVESLSSNLNMRRQAERDLRSSSREVFYVTRPPLARSSPAYCTSSSDITEPDPKVHSVNKSVSMMDLQDSRMNSISNLNSVGDMLASSQASIAGLGHSFGNLGAPLRMGGHLPPGSSGSGLRLSQMGHVGAPTESISQQQQQAAAAMHFPLSFQNPLFHLAAQNSPAQSQAPPPATAPPPLLLTSEAENGHPDYPPAFGNSAFSRSEDLSALQSQSSLVQPSIVHSHSYSDDFTRQNQNNDYAWHQLSLQVQESLQQHHLMGVTSQTGTGTGTPASLATPPTTVHPSRQSSIAAQHLKSQRSINTPATATPPKVRPQSRNLLLNSSDASFSGSQPKSRPSKQTTQQQQQSQQPPLQQDGQLSVTDSPAPGLPFQTSSAKENQAPAAAAEDSTDTPTKSSKKSQQSQLQPPQQHLLKPVANKQGNSQGMNERTVAWVSNMPHLSADIESLRPDREGQLKEYSKSMDESRLERVREYEEEIHSLKERLKMSHRKLEEYEHRLLSQEQQTSKILQQYQNRLEDSERRLKQQQLEKDSQIKGIISRLMAVEDELRGGAIPDIKPRILTDQSLSQVYGGLPGS from the exons ATGGACACTTCTTCAAAGACGTGGCTGCCGCATCAGGGTCAGTTTGGCTTGGTTGGTCAAGCGGAGGTTTGCTGTGGTGGACCGGGAGTTTTGACGCCAA ACCAATCCCGCAGGGCAAGTTTTGCCTCTGTAAGACAGTCGAGTATGGAGACGCCTCCTAACACGACACCTCAGCCCTTCAGGCAGCCG AGTTTTCTCAATCGGAGGCTGAAGGGCTCCATCAAGAGAGCGAAGAGTCAGCCGAAGCTGGACCGGACCAGCAGCTTCAAACAGATGATTCTGCCCCGGTTTCGTAGTGCTGACCAAGAGAG GACTCGCTTGATGCAAAGCTTCAAAGAATCTCACTCCCATGAGTCCCTCCTCTCCCCCAGCAGTGCTGCAGAGGCTTTAGACCTAGTTCTGGATGAAGATGCCATTATCAAGCCTGTCCACTCTAGCATTTTAGGACAAGAGTACTGCTTTGAG GTAACCACCAATTCAGGGACAAAATGTTTTGCCTGCCGATCAGCTTCCGAAAGAGACAAATGGATTGAGAATCTGCAACGAGCGGTCAAACCAAACAAG GACAACAGCAGGCGAGTGGAGAATGTGCTCAAGTTGTGGATAATCGAGGCTCGAGATCTTCCAGCTAAGAAACGCTACTACTGCGAGCTCTGTCTGGACGACATGCTGTACGCGCGCACCACCAGCAAACCCCGCACCGACACGGTCTTCTGGGGGGAACATTTTGAGTTTAACAATTTGCCAACCATTCGTAGCCTTCGTTTGCACCTCTACAAAGAGACAGACAAAAAGAGACGCAAG GAGAAAAGCACATACATCGGCCTTGTCAGCATCCCGATATCCAGCATCACGGGCCGGCAGTTTGTTGAGCAGTGGTACCCGGTGATACAGTCCAGTGTTTTAGCCAAAAGTGGCGGCGTCGGAAGTGCCAAAGTGATCAATGCTTCGCTGCGTGTCAAGTCGCGCTACCAGACAATGAATATCCTCCCGATGGAGCTGTACAAGGAGTTTGCCGAGTACATCACCAACAACTACCGAACACTGTGCGCGGTGCTGGAGCCGCTGCTGAGCGTGAAGAGTAAAGAGGAGGTGGCGTTTGCTCTGGTGCACATTCTTCAGAGCACAGGGAAAACAAAG GAGTTCCTTTCAGACATGGCGATGTGCGAGGTGGATCGATTCATGGACCGTGAACATTTGATCTTTCGGGAAAACACACTCGCTACAAAGGCTGTGGAAGAGTACCTCAAACTAATAGGTCACAGATACCTCAAGGAAGCAATAG GTGATTTCATTCGAGCCTTATATGAGTCTGAGGAGAACTGTGAGGTGGACCCGATGCGTGTCCCACCATCAGTCCTCGCTGACCACCAAGCCAACCTCCGGATGTGCTGCGAGCTTTTACTCTGCAAGATCATCAACTCCCTCTG CATCTTTCCCCGGGAGCTGAAGGAGGTCTTCGCCTCTTGGAGAGCCAGATGCGCCGAGCGAGGGCGAGAGGATCTCGCCGACAGCCTCATCAGCTCCTCCCTGTTCCTGCGCTTCATGTGCCCCGCCATCATGTCCCCGTCCCTGTTCAACCTGATGCAGGAATACCCGGCCGAGCGCACGTCCCGCACGCTCACGCTCATCGCCAAGGTGATGCAGAACCTGGCCAGCTTCACCAA ATTTGGACCCAAGGAGGAATACATGTATTTCATGAACGAGTTCCTGGAGATGGAGTGGGGCTCCATGCAGCAGTTCCTCTATGAGATTTCCAACATGGACACTGGAGGAAACGCCGGAGGCTTTGAGGGTTACATTGACCTCGGTAGGGAGCTGTCCATGCTGCACAGCTTGCTGTGGGAAGTCATGGGGCAGCTCAGTAAG GATGCAATCCTCAAACTCGGACCCCTGCCGCGGCTGCTGAATGACATCAGCGTTGCCCTGAGGAATCCGCAGCTCCACATGCCCACAAACCACCAACCGGAGAGACCGAAGGACAGACTCTTCTCCCGCCCATCCTTCAATCGCCTTATGTCCTCTGATTTCCAAAGTCTTATGATGCGTGATTTAAACAG CTCGATAGACATCTCGCGCCTCCCGTCGCCCACGACCGGAGTCTCGGCTGTAGAGTCCCTCTCCTCCAATCTGAACATGAGGCGTCAGGCCGAGCGAGACCTCCGCTCTTCGTCCAGGGAGGTGTTCTACGTCACCCGCCCACCTCTGGCTCGATCCAGCCCTGCGTACTGCACCAGCAGCTCGGACATCACAGAACCCGATCCGAAG GTCCACAGTGTCAACAAAAGTGTCTCCATGATGGACCTTCAGGACTCCCGAATGAACAGCATCTCGAACCTGAACTCCGTTGGAGACATGCTGGCCTCCTCTCAGGCCTCCATTGCTGGCCTCGGCCACAGCTTCGGGAACCTGGGCGCCCCGCTTCGCATGGGGGGCCACTTGCCCCCGGGTTCGTCCGGCTCTGGCCTCAGGCTCAGCCAGATGGGCCACGTAGGGGCCCCAACAGAATCCatctcccagcagcagcagcaggcggcTGCGGCGATGCATTTCCCCCTTTCTTTCCAGAATCCTCTGTTCCATCTGGCTGCCCAGAACTCCCCAGCTCAGTCCCAGGCTCCTCCTCCAGCTACCGCCCCTCCTCCGCTGCTTCTCACCTCGGAGGCTGAGAACGGCCACCCCGACTACCCGCCCGCCTTCGGCAACAGCGCTTTCTCCCGCAGCGAGGACCTTTCTGCCCTGCAGTCGCAGAGCAGCCTGGTGCAGCCCAGCATTGTACATTCGCACAGCTACAGCGACGACTTCACCCGGCAGAATCAGAACAACGACTACGCCTGGCACCAGCTGTCTCTGCAGGTGCAG GAgtctctgcagcagcatcacCTAATGGGAGTCACATCTCAGACAGGCACCGGCACAGGCACTCCTGCTTCCTTGGCTACACCTCCGACGACAGTTCATCCGTCCCGCCAGTCGTCCATCGCTGCTCAGCACCTCAAGTCCCAGCGCTCCATCAACACGCCTGCCACTGCCACGCCTCCAAAGGTTCGTCCGCAGAGCAGGAACCTCCTCCTCAACTCCTCGGATGCGAGCTTCAGCGGCAGTCAGCCAAAGTCCCGCCCATCGAAGCAAACGacgcagcagcaacagcaatcGCAGCAGCCGCCGCTGCAGCAGGACGGGCAGCTGTCGGTCACTGACAGTCCGGCTCCGGGGCTTCCCTTCCAGACGAGCTCTGCTAAAGAAAACCAGGCTccggcagcagctgcagaggacTCCACAGACACGCCCACAAAAAGCTCCAAGAAGTCTCAGCAGTCACAGCTGCAGCCGCCGCAGCAGCATCTGCTGAAACCGGTCGCAAACAAACAG GGTAACAGCCAGGGAATGAACGAGCGGACGGTCGCATGGGTGTCCAACATGCCACATCTCTCTGCCGACATCGAGAGCCTGCGGCCGGACCGCGAGGGCCAGCTGAAAGAGTACTCCAAGAGCATGGATGAGTCACGACTAGAAAGG GTGAGGGAATACGAAGAGGAAATTCACTCTCTGAAGGAGCGGCTGAAGATGTCGCATCGCAAACTGGAAGAGTACGAACACAGGCTTCTGAGCCAGGAGCAGCAGACCAGCAAGATCCTGCAGCAGTACCAGAACCGCCTCGAAGACAGCGAGCGGCgcctgaagcagcagcagctggagaaagACTCTCAAATCAAAGGCATCATCAGCAG
- the LOC103472458 gene encoding ras/Rap GTPase-activating protein SynGAP-like isoform X4, producing the protein METPPNTTPQPFRQPSFLNRRLKGSIKRAKSQPKLDRTSSFKQMILPRFRSADQERTRLMQSFKESHSHESLLSPSSAAEALDLVLDEDAIIKPVHSSILGQEYCFEVTTNSGTKCFACRSASERDKWIENLQRAVKPNKHSFQDNSRRVENVLKLWIIEARDLPAKKRYYCELCLDDMLYARTTSKPRTDTVFWGEHFEFNNLPTIRSLRLHLYKETDKKRRKEKSTYIGLVSIPISSITGRQFVEQWYPVIQSSVLAKSGGVGSAKVINASLRVKSRYQTMNILPMELYKEFAEYITNNYRTLCAVLEPLLSVKSKEEVAFALVHILQSTGKTKEFLSDMAMCEVDRFMDREHLIFRENTLATKAVEEYLKLIGHRYLKEAIGDFIRALYESEENCEVDPMRVPPSVLADHQANLRMCCELLLCKIINSLCIFPRELKEVFASWRARCAERGREDLADSLISSSLFLRFMCPAIMSPSLFNLMQEYPAERTSRTLTLIAKVMQNLASFTKFGPKEEYMYFMNEFLEMEWGSMQQFLYEISNMDTGGNAGGFEGYIDLGRELSMLHSLLWEVMGQLSKDAILKLGPLPRLLNDISVALRNPQLHMPTNHQPERPKDRLFSRPSFNRLMSSDFQSLMMRDLNSSIDISRLPSPTTGVSAVESLSSNLNMRRQAERDLRSSSREVFYVTRPPLARSSPAYCTSSSDITEPDPKVHSVNKSVSMMDLQDSRMNSISNLNSVGDMLASSQASIAGLGHSFGNLGAPLRMGGHLPPGSSGSGLRLSQMGHVGAPTESISQQQQQAAAAMHFPLSFQNPLFHLAAQNSPAQSQAPPPATAPPPLLLTSEAENGHPDYPPAFGNSAFSRSEDLSALQSQSSLVQPSIVHSHSYSDDFTRQNQNNDYAWHQLSLQVQESLQQHHLMGVTSQTGTGTGTPASLATPPTTVHPSRQSSIAAQHLKSQRSINTPATATPPKVRPQSRNLLLNSSDASFSGSQPKSRPSKQTTQQQQQSQQPPLQQDGQLSVTDSPAPGLPFQTSSAKENQAPAAAAEDSTDTPTKSSKKSQQSQLQPPQQHLLKPVANKQGNSQGMNERTVAWVSNMPHLSADIESLRPDREGQLKEYSKSMDESRLERVREYEEEIHSLKERLKMSHRKLEEYEHRLLSQEQQTSKILQQYQNRLEDSERRLKQQQLEKDSQIKGIISRLMAVEDELRGGAIPDIKPRILTDQSLSQVYGGLPGS; encoded by the exons ATGGAGACGCCTCCTAACACGACACCTCAGCCCTTCAGGCAGCCG AGTTTTCTCAATCGGAGGCTGAAGGGCTCCATCAAGAGAGCGAAGAGTCAGCCGAAGCTGGACCGGACCAGCAGCTTCAAACAGATGATTCTGCCCCGGTTTCGTAGTGCTGACCAAGAGAG GACTCGCTTGATGCAAAGCTTCAAAGAATCTCACTCCCATGAGTCCCTCCTCTCCCCCAGCAGTGCTGCAGAGGCTTTAGACCTAGTTCTGGATGAAGATGCCATTATCAAGCCTGTCCACTCTAGCATTTTAGGACAAGAGTACTGCTTTGAG GTAACCACCAATTCAGGGACAAAATGTTTTGCCTGCCGATCAGCTTCCGAAAGAGACAAATGGATTGAGAATCTGCAACGAGCGGTCAAACCAAACAAG CACTCTTTTCAGGACAACAGCAGGCGAGTGGAGAATGTGCTCAAGTTGTGGATAATCGAGGCTCGAGATCTTCCAGCTAAGAAACGCTACTACTGCGAGCTCTGTCTGGACGACATGCTGTACGCGCGCACCACCAGCAAACCCCGCACCGACACGGTCTTCTGGGGGGAACATTTTGAGTTTAACAATTTGCCAACCATTCGTAGCCTTCGTTTGCACCTCTACAAAGAGACAGACAAAAAGAGACGCAAG GAGAAAAGCACATACATCGGCCTTGTCAGCATCCCGATATCCAGCATCACGGGCCGGCAGTTTGTTGAGCAGTGGTACCCGGTGATACAGTCCAGTGTTTTAGCCAAAAGTGGCGGCGTCGGAAGTGCCAAAGTGATCAATGCTTCGCTGCGTGTCAAGTCGCGCTACCAGACAATGAATATCCTCCCGATGGAGCTGTACAAGGAGTTTGCCGAGTACATCACCAACAACTACCGAACACTGTGCGCGGTGCTGGAGCCGCTGCTGAGCGTGAAGAGTAAAGAGGAGGTGGCGTTTGCTCTGGTGCACATTCTTCAGAGCACAGGGAAAACAAAG GAGTTCCTTTCAGACATGGCGATGTGCGAGGTGGATCGATTCATGGACCGTGAACATTTGATCTTTCGGGAAAACACACTCGCTACAAAGGCTGTGGAAGAGTACCTCAAACTAATAGGTCACAGATACCTCAAGGAAGCAATAG GTGATTTCATTCGAGCCTTATATGAGTCTGAGGAGAACTGTGAGGTGGACCCGATGCGTGTCCCACCATCAGTCCTCGCTGACCACCAAGCCAACCTCCGGATGTGCTGCGAGCTTTTACTCTGCAAGATCATCAACTCCCTCTG CATCTTTCCCCGGGAGCTGAAGGAGGTCTTCGCCTCTTGGAGAGCCAGATGCGCCGAGCGAGGGCGAGAGGATCTCGCCGACAGCCTCATCAGCTCCTCCCTGTTCCTGCGCTTCATGTGCCCCGCCATCATGTCCCCGTCCCTGTTCAACCTGATGCAGGAATACCCGGCCGAGCGCACGTCCCGCACGCTCACGCTCATCGCCAAGGTGATGCAGAACCTGGCCAGCTTCACCAA ATTTGGACCCAAGGAGGAATACATGTATTTCATGAACGAGTTCCTGGAGATGGAGTGGGGCTCCATGCAGCAGTTCCTCTATGAGATTTCCAACATGGACACTGGAGGAAACGCCGGAGGCTTTGAGGGTTACATTGACCTCGGTAGGGAGCTGTCCATGCTGCACAGCTTGCTGTGGGAAGTCATGGGGCAGCTCAGTAAG GATGCAATCCTCAAACTCGGACCCCTGCCGCGGCTGCTGAATGACATCAGCGTTGCCCTGAGGAATCCGCAGCTCCACATGCCCACAAACCACCAACCGGAGAGACCGAAGGACAGACTCTTCTCCCGCCCATCCTTCAATCGCCTTATGTCCTCTGATTTCCAAAGTCTTATGATGCGTGATTTAAACAG CTCGATAGACATCTCGCGCCTCCCGTCGCCCACGACCGGAGTCTCGGCTGTAGAGTCCCTCTCCTCCAATCTGAACATGAGGCGTCAGGCCGAGCGAGACCTCCGCTCTTCGTCCAGGGAGGTGTTCTACGTCACCCGCCCACCTCTGGCTCGATCCAGCCCTGCGTACTGCACCAGCAGCTCGGACATCACAGAACCCGATCCGAAG GTCCACAGTGTCAACAAAAGTGTCTCCATGATGGACCTTCAGGACTCCCGAATGAACAGCATCTCGAACCTGAACTCCGTTGGAGACATGCTGGCCTCCTCTCAGGCCTCCATTGCTGGCCTCGGCCACAGCTTCGGGAACCTGGGCGCCCCGCTTCGCATGGGGGGCCACTTGCCCCCGGGTTCGTCCGGCTCTGGCCTCAGGCTCAGCCAGATGGGCCACGTAGGGGCCCCAACAGAATCCatctcccagcagcagcagcaggcggcTGCGGCGATGCATTTCCCCCTTTCTTTCCAGAATCCTCTGTTCCATCTGGCTGCCCAGAACTCCCCAGCTCAGTCCCAGGCTCCTCCTCCAGCTACCGCCCCTCCTCCGCTGCTTCTCACCTCGGAGGCTGAGAACGGCCACCCCGACTACCCGCCCGCCTTCGGCAACAGCGCTTTCTCCCGCAGCGAGGACCTTTCTGCCCTGCAGTCGCAGAGCAGCCTGGTGCAGCCCAGCATTGTACATTCGCACAGCTACAGCGACGACTTCACCCGGCAGAATCAGAACAACGACTACGCCTGGCACCAGCTGTCTCTGCAGGTGCAG GAgtctctgcagcagcatcacCTAATGGGAGTCACATCTCAGACAGGCACCGGCACAGGCACTCCTGCTTCCTTGGCTACACCTCCGACGACAGTTCATCCGTCCCGCCAGTCGTCCATCGCTGCTCAGCACCTCAAGTCCCAGCGCTCCATCAACACGCCTGCCACTGCCACGCCTCCAAAGGTTCGTCCGCAGAGCAGGAACCTCCTCCTCAACTCCTCGGATGCGAGCTTCAGCGGCAGTCAGCCAAAGTCCCGCCCATCGAAGCAAACGacgcagcagcaacagcaatcGCAGCAGCCGCCGCTGCAGCAGGACGGGCAGCTGTCGGTCACTGACAGTCCGGCTCCGGGGCTTCCCTTCCAGACGAGCTCTGCTAAAGAAAACCAGGCTccggcagcagctgcagaggacTCCACAGACACGCCCACAAAAAGCTCCAAGAAGTCTCAGCAGTCACAGCTGCAGCCGCCGCAGCAGCATCTGCTGAAACCGGTCGCAAACAAACAG GGTAACAGCCAGGGAATGAACGAGCGGACGGTCGCATGGGTGTCCAACATGCCACATCTCTCTGCCGACATCGAGAGCCTGCGGCCGGACCGCGAGGGCCAGCTGAAAGAGTACTCCAAGAGCATGGATGAGTCACGACTAGAAAGG GTGAGGGAATACGAAGAGGAAATTCACTCTCTGAAGGAGCGGCTGAAGATGTCGCATCGCAAACTGGAAGAGTACGAACACAGGCTTCTGAGCCAGGAGCAGCAGACCAGCAAGATCCTGCAGCAGTACCAGAACCGCCTCGAAGACAGCGAGCGGCgcctgaagcagcagcagctggagaaagACTCTCAAATCAAAGGCATCATCAGCAG